Proteins from a genomic interval of Crassostrea angulata isolate pt1a10 chromosome 7, ASM2561291v2, whole genome shotgun sequence:
- the LOC128157110 gene encoding uncharacterized protein LOC128157110, producing MKLTLVIFALTAIFSNQGATTPNTLLDTTESNDSEDTAPANDASKNVSSSISTISSSKSPVSAITSATTNKFENNSSIAATSTSNTTEGNISTQKKGGKGAADGVTSSYSVFVLSVVGACVLNVPEV from the exons ATGAAGTTAACGCTTGTTATATTCGCTCTGACGGCAATATTCAGTAATCAAG GCGCCACCACACCTAACACACTCTTGGATACGACTGAGTCGAATGATAGTGAAGATACTGCACCGGCGAATGACGCTAGTAAGAATGTTTCTTCAAGTATTTCGACAATAAGCAGTAGTAAGTCGCCTGTGTCAGCTATTACTAGCGCTACCACAAATAAGTTTGAGAACAACTCGTCCATTGCAGCAACCAGTACTTCAAACACTACGGAAGGAAACATTTCAACGCAGAAAAAAGGAGGAAAAGGCGCGGCCGATGGAGTGACGTCGAGCTACTCAGTGTTTGTTTTGTCTGTGGTTGGTGCATGTGTTCTGAATGTTCCAGAAGTATAA